The window GAGGCCGCCAAAGTTCGCATGTCGCAGGACCTTGCGGCCTTGAACAGTGAATTGTTGGTGCAAGCATCCGAGAGTGCAACCCAAGATTGGATCGCCTGTGCAGACCAACGCTTGCCCTTTTTTACGCAAGCCGCAGCATCGCCCGATGCGGCCTTGTGGCGTTTGTCGGTGCCTCAAACGGCGCCCGTTTTGAATTTGCCGGCAAGTACAAGCGCGCCTTTCATTGAATGGCATGGCGCTCAGCGCTGGGTCTGGGCGCCGCTGTCAGAAGCTGAAGCCCTTCGCAAAGCCGCCGCAGCGGTGGGGGGTCAGGCCACCTTGTTCAGAAGACCGCAGCAAGCTAGTGCGGCCTTGCCAGTGTCGGTGCCCGTCTTCACGCCGCTGGATGCGGTACATCAACGCATTCAGCACGCACTGAAACAAGAATTTGACCCTGCCGGCCTGTTTGGCCCTCGCAGATTGAACGCGCATTTCTGAGGCTCAACATGCAAACCCAACTCGCACCTGAGTTTCAAAATACCCTGCTTGGCCAAGAAGCCGAGGCCATTCTTCGCTCGTGCGTGCACTGTGGTTTTTGCACGGCCACGTGCCCCACTTATCAGTTGATGGGCGACGAACTGGACGGACCGCGTGGCCGCATCTACTTGATGAAGCAAGTCTTTGAAGGTGCCGAGCCCACCCGCAAAACGCAAATGCATTTAGACCGGTGCCTCACCTGTCGAAATTGCGAAAGCACCTGCCCCAGTGGCGTGCAGTACGGTCATTTGGTGGACCTGGGTCGCAAGGTGGTGGATGCCAAAGTTCAGCGGCCCGTCCAAGAACGCGCAGTCCGTTGGCTTTTGAAAGAAGGCCTGACATCCACTCTGTTTGCGCCTGCCATGAAACTGGGACAAAGTGTGAGGGCTTTGTTGCCCGCAACGCTTCAAGCCAAGGTGCCCGCGCCTCAAGACGCTGGTCCTTGGCCCACCCAAACCCATGCACGAAAAGTACTGATGTTGGCAGGCTGTGTTCAGCCTGCCATGAAGCCCAACATCAACACCGCCACGGCACGTGTGCTCAATGCATGCGGCATTCAAGTGGTGGTGCCACCTGAGGCGGGTTGTTGTGGCGCTGTTAAATTTCACCTGAACGATCAAGTAGGCGGCTTGGACCACATGCGGCGCAACATTGACGCATGGTGGCCATGGGTCACTCAAGGCGTGGAAGCCATTGTGATGAATGCTTCGGGTTGCGGTGTCACGGTCAAAGAATATGGCCACTTGTTGCAACACGATGCGCAGTATGCAGACAAAGCCAAGCGCATTTCAGAACTCACACGGGACCTGAGTGAGTTGTTGCCTTTGTGTTTGCCTGAACTTCAAAAGCGTTTGAAACCCGAGGTGGTGGCCGCAGCAGGACCCCTGGCCTATCACCCACCTTGCACTTTGCAACATGGGCAGCAATTGAAGGGCAGCGTTGAAGCGCAGTTAGGGCAATTGGGTTTTCAGTTGCGAGTTTCCGAGCTAGAGTCCAACTTGTGCTGCGGCTCAGCCGGTACTTACTCTGTCTTGCAAGCCGATACCGCGTATGCCTTGCGTGATCGCAAATTAGGTCATCTGAACAAGTTGCAACCCAAGGCCATTTTGAGCGCCAACATTGGCTGCATCACCCATTTACAAAGTGGCGCTGACGTGCCCGTAAGGCACTGGGTGGAGTTGGTGGACGAGGCCTTGACGCTGAGTGCTTAAGCAGCGCTCAGAGCCGCTTCAATGTCTTTGCCAATGTTCTCTGGCTTGTCCATGGGCGCATAACGTTTGAGCACGCGGCCATCGCGGCCAATCAAGAACTTGGTGAAATTCCACTTGATGGCCTTGCTGCCCAACAAGCCGGGAGCTTCTGCGCACAACCATTGGTACAGGGGATGTGCTTCGGGACCATTCACCTTGATCTTTTCCATCATGGGAAAGCTCACGCCATAGTTCAGTTGGCAGAAGCTGGCAATCGACTCGTTGCTGCCAGGATCTTGGCTGCCAAACTGATTGCAAGGAAATCCCAACACGGCCAAGCCTTGGTCTTTGTAGGCTTGGTGAATTTTTTCTAAACCCCCAAACTGGGGTGTGAAGCCACAGGCACTGGCGGTGTTCACGATCAACATCACTTGGCCGCGCAGTGAAGCCAGCGCCAAGGGTTGACCATTCATTTGAATGGCGTCGAAGTCATAGATTGATTTCATGGGTTGCACCTGCTTCAAAAAATTCAGAATGGCTTGTTAGCCGTGAAGGTTGTCGTTTTTGGCAACGTCGATCAAGTGATTCAACACTGCACTGTGCTCGCGCAGGTTGTGCTCATGCCAGCGCTTGATGACCCACATGATGCTGGCCACCACAAAGCCAAAGGCGGTGATGGCGCCAAAGGCTGACAAGCCCATGCCCGTCGAGAAACTGTAGAAGCCACCCAACAACAAGATGCATGCTTGCTCGTTGAAATTTTGGACCGCAATCGAACGACCTGCACCCATCAAGTTGTGACCTCGGTGTTGCAGCAATGCGTTCATGGGCACCACCAAGAAACCGCCCAAGGCGCCCAACAAAATGAGAAAGGGCGCGGCCACCCACACGTTGTCGATGAAATTCATGCCCATCACCAACACGCCCATGGCAATGCCCAATGGCATGACGCGCGTGGCCTGATGCAGCTTCATTCGCACAGAGGCCACCACGGCGCCAACTGCAGTGCCAATGGCCACCACGCCGACCAAGCTAGAAGCCTGTGTGGTGCTGTAGCCCAAGGCCGCTGCGCTCCATGCCAAGACGATGTAGCGCAAGTTGCCAGAGACGCCCCAAAACAAGGTGGTTGTCGCCAAGGAGATTTGGCCTAAGCGGTCTTTCCACAGGCGAGTGTTGCAATCCCAGAAGTCGGGCAGCAAGGCCAACAAGTTTTTGGGCATGGCGCGCATGGCGACGCCTGTATCGGGAATGCGGGTGTTGAACCAAGCGGCCAAAGCATAGAACGTGATCAACAGCAAAATGGCAGCCTCTGGCGCTGTGTCAATGCCTGTATCGACGAGCGGCAAATCAAAGCTCAACAAATACTCAGAGACATGCGTGCCCACCAATTGGCCGCCGACCAACACGCCCAAAATGATGGAGGCGATGGTGAGGCCTTCAATCCAACCATTGGCCTTGACCAATTGAGAGGCGGGCAACAATTCGGTCAAGATGCCATATTTGGCGGGTGAATAGGCTGCGGCGCCCAATCCCACAATGGCGTAGGACAGCAAGGGGTGCGTGCCAAACAACATCAACAAACAGCCCACCACTTTGATGGCATTGCTGATGAACATCACCTCGCCTTTGGGCCGTGAGTCTGCAAAGGCGCCGACAAAGGGCGCAAGCACCACATAAAACAAAGCAAACATGGGCACCAAGGCCGCACGCTGCCACTCCGCGCCACCGCTGGTGCGAATCAGTTCTACCGCCGCGACGAAAAGCGCGTTGTCGGCCAACGAACTGAAAAACTGGGCCGCCATGATGGTGTAAAAACCGCGCTTCATGAAATCATGCAGTGAATCGATCAGGCAAAAGGCCGAATTCGAAAATGAGAAAAAGTATCAAAGCAACACTCGCTAGCGTGTGTTGGCGTAAGTTTCAGTTATATCACGCTCTGTAGTGCCACAATCTAGGCTTCAACCCGCGAGATTGATCGCCGTTTTTGTAACGATCCGCCATGCCAAGACCGATTCAGGCCACCATCGACATTCAAGCTTTGCGCCACAACCTGTCGCAAATCAAAGCCGCGGCCCCCGATGCGCTGGTCTGGGGCGTGGTCAAGGCCAACGCCTATGGCCATGGCATCGAGCGTGTTTTCGAGGGTTTGCGGGCGGCTGACGGCATTGCCTTGCTGGATTTGGCTGAGGCCGAACGCGTTCGCCAACTGGGTTGGCGTGGACCTGTTCTGTTGCTAGAAGGGGTGTTTGAGACGCGTGATTTGGAGTTGTGTTCTCGATTGAACCTGTGGCACGTTGTGCACTGCGAAGCGCAAATCGACATGCTGGCGGTGCACAAAACCCATCAGCCGCATCGGGTCTTTCTCAAAATGAACAGTGGCATGAACCGTTTGGGATTTGCCCCTCAGGCCTTCCGGGCTGCTTGGACGCGATTGAATGCATTGCCGCAAGTGGATGAAATTTCACTGATGACACACTTCAGTGACGCCGACGGTGAAAAAGGCATTGCAGCGGCCATGTCCATCTTTCACCAATACACCCATGATTTGTCTGGCGAACGAAGTTTGTGCAACAGCGCAGCAAGCTTGCGCCACGCCAAAGATTTGGCTGTGCGCGCAGACTGGATCCGACCTGGCATTGCTTTGTATGGCAGTTCGCCCGATTTCCCTTTGCACTCAGCCCAAGACTGGGGTTTGAAACCCGTCATGAGTTTGAATGCCAACATCATTGCTGTGCAACATTTGCAAGCAGGTGACACGGTGGGCTATGGCTCGGCATTTGTAGCCGACGGCCCAATGCGAATTGGCGTGGTGGCGTGTGGTTATGCCGACGGCTATCCGCGCATTGCCCCAACGGGCACTCCCGTTTGTGTGGACGGTCATCGTACGCGTACGCTAGGCCGTGTCAGCATGGACATGCTCACGGTGGACCTCACTGATTTGCCGCATGCCGATGTGGGCAGCGAAGTGACCTTGTGGGGCCTGCCTCAAAAAAGCACATCCCAAGCAAGTTCCACAACGGGCGTTGTCATTGACGAAGTTGCGCATGCAGCCGGTACGGTAGGCTACGAATTGATGTGTGCTTTGGCAGCACGCGTGCCAGTGGTGGTCAAGGATTGAAACATTCGGCACCACAGCGATTGGCGCTGAGCGCCGCCCTTGTTTTGATTTTGATCTGGGGTGCCAACTTCAGTGTGCAAAAGTACCTGCTGAACACGCTCACGCCCAGTGGATTTTTGCTGGCGCGCTATCTCATCATGCCTGTGTGTGCGCTCATCTTGATGCGCGTCACGCTGGGTCAATTTCTGCCGCCGTTGCCGCGCCAAGATGTGATGGCCTTGGCCCGTTTGGGTTTTGTGGGACACAGCTTGCATGTGGGCATCGTGTGTTACGGCATTCATTTGTCGACGCCATTTTCAAGCTCTGTGATCTTGGCATGTGGTCCCATCTTTACCCTGTTGATCTTGCGCTGGAAAGGCCATGAAAAGTTGCAGCGCACCCAAGCGATCGGTGTGATGGTTGCATTCGCAGGCGTGCTACTTTTCTTGTCTGACAAATTGCTCAAAGGTGACTGGCGCGCCAGTGGCGGCGATGTGATGTTGTTTGTGGCTGCGGTATTGTTCTCTTATTACACCGTTCAAGCCAAGCCCCTGCTTGAGAAACATGGCAGCGTGCTCACGATGGGTTACGCCACCTTGTGGGGTGGATTGCCCGTCATGCTCTTGTCTATTCCTGCGGGCCTTGAAGCGCCTTGGGACAGTTTGGGTTTGCAAGGCTGGGTGGCCATGGCGTGGTCCATTTTGATTTCAGCGTTTGGCGGTTGGTTGGTGTGGGGCTGGGTGAACCAAGTAAGGGGAGTGGCCAAAACCGCACCCTTGATGTACCTCATGCCGCCTGTTGCGGGTTTGTTTGCTTGGGCCCTTACGGGTGAGCAATACACCGTGATCAAGCTGGTTGGCGCGGCCATTGCCTTGATGGGCGTGGCCTATACCCAGTTTGCGCCTCAGCGGAAAAATCCGTCGTAAGTCGTTTTCACAATCAGGGCCGCCACTACAGCCAAAAATACATAGCGCACAAAGCCCGCACCGTGTTTCAAGGCCAAGCGGGTGCCCAGCAAACTGCCGAGCACATTCGCCAAAGCCATGGGCAGTGCCAGATGCCACCACACATGGCCTTGCAAGGTGAACAACACCAGCGCTGCAAAATTGGTGGCGGTGTTCATCAACTTGGCAGAAGCTGAAGCGTTGAGAAAGTCGTAACCCAACAAGCGCACATACGCAAAGACAAAAAAACTGCCAGTGCCAGGGCCAAAGAAGCCATCGTAAAAGCCAATCAACAGCCCCATGACCATGGCCGCAATGGCCTCTTGCCGACCTTTGAAGCGAGGCTCGTGACGTTGCCCCATGTCTTTCTTGGCCAGCGTGTAGGCCAGCAAGGCCAACAAAATAAAGGGCAAGGCTTTGCGCAAAAAACTGGGGTCAACCTCCGTGACCGTCCATGCGCCTAGCAAGGAGCCGAGCAAGCCTGCACTGGCAGCAGGCATCAGGGCGCCCCATCGCATGTCTACTTTTTTGCTGAACTGGTACGTGGCAAATGCAGTGCCCCAAATGGCGGCGCTTTTATTGGTGCCGACCAAGGTGGCTGGGGGAGCAGATGGAAATGTGGCGAAGAGTGCGGGAACCAAAATCAGGCCACCCCCGCCAACGATCGAATCGACCATGCCGGCAAACAAGGACGCGAGAGAGACGATCAGCAATTCCATGAAAAAAAAGCGCCGCTTTCGCGGCGCCTATCAAAAGTTACATCTCGTTTTGGATGTTCATGTTCGAGTAGTTTGGGTGTCTCCTCTGCCCTCAAAACGAACCCAAACTGCAGTTCATCGAGTGCATGAAATGTAGCGTGCTTCACAGGCCATTCCCATCAGGGATTTCCCGTGGCGTCCAAAGCCATCCAATGCGCCGCCTTTTCCGCAATCATCAAGGTGGGGCTGTTGGTGTTGCCGCTGGTAATGGTGGGCATGACGCCCGCATCGACAACACGCAAACCGCGGATGCCG is drawn from Limnohabitans sp. 103DPR2 and contains these coding sequences:
- the lplT gene encoding lysophospholipid transporter LplT, with amino-acid sequence MKRGFYTIMAAQFFSSLADNALFVAAVELIRTSGGAEWQRAALVPMFALFYVVLAPFVGAFADSRPKGEVMFISNAIKVVGCLLMLFGTHPLLSYAIVGLGAAAYSPAKYGILTELLPASQLVKANGWIEGLTIASIILGVLVGGQLVGTHVSEYLLSFDLPLVDTGIDTAPEAAILLLITFYALAAWFNTRIPDTGVAMRAMPKNLLALLPDFWDCNTRLWKDRLGQISLATTTLFWGVSGNLRYIVLAWSAAALGYSTTQASSLVGVVAIGTAVGAVVASVRMKLHQATRVMPLGIAMGVLVMGMNFIDNVWVAAPFLILLGALGGFLVVPMNALLQHRGHNLMGAGRSIAVQNFNEQACILLLGGFYSFSTGMGLSAFGAITAFGFVVASIMWVIKRWHEHNLREHSAVLNHLIDVAKNDNLHG
- a CDS encoding sulfite exporter TauE/SafE family protein, which encodes MELLIVSLASLFAGMVDSIVGGGGLILVPALFATFPSAPPATLVGTNKSAAIWGTAFATYQFSKKVDMRWGALMPAASAGLLGSLLGAWTVTEVDPSFLRKALPFILLALLAYTLAKKDMGQRHEPRFKGRQEAIAAMVMGLLIGFYDGFFGPGTGSFFVFAYVRLLGYDFLNASASAKLMNTATNFAALVLFTLQGHVWWHLALPMALANVLGSLLGTRLALKHGAGFVRYVFLAVVAALIVKTTYDGFFR
- a CDS encoding glutathione peroxidase, which produces MKSIYDFDAIQMNGQPLALASLRGQVMLIVNTASACGFTPQFGGLEKIHQAYKDQGLAVLGFPCNQFGSQDPGSNESIASFCQLNYGVSFPMMEKIKVNGPEAHPLYQWLCAEAPGLLGSKAIKWNFTKFLIGRDGRVLKRYAPMDKPENIGKDIEAALSAA
- the alr gene encoding alanine racemase, whose translation is MPRPIQATIDIQALRHNLSQIKAAAPDALVWGVVKANAYGHGIERVFEGLRAADGIALLDLAEAERVRQLGWRGPVLLLEGVFETRDLELCSRLNLWHVVHCEAQIDMLAVHKTHQPHRVFLKMNSGMNRLGFAPQAFRAAWTRLNALPQVDEISLMTHFSDADGEKGIAAAMSIFHQYTHDLSGERSLCNSAASLRHAKDLAVRADWIRPGIALYGSSPDFPLHSAQDWGLKPVMSLNANIIAVQHLQAGDTVGYGSAFVADGPMRIGVVACGYADGYPRIAPTGTPVCVDGHRTRTLGRVSMDMLTVDLTDLPHADVGSEVTLWGLPQKSTSQASSTTGVVIDEVAHAAGTVGYELMCALAARVPVVVKD
- a CDS encoding DMT family transporter, with the protein product MKHSAPQRLALSAALVLILIWGANFSVQKYLLNTLTPSGFLLARYLIMPVCALILMRVTLGQFLPPLPRQDVMALARLGFVGHSLHVGIVCYGIHLSTPFSSSVILACGPIFTLLILRWKGHEKLQRTQAIGVMVAFAGVLLFLSDKLLKGDWRASGGDVMLFVAAVLFSYYTVQAKPLLEKHGSVLTMGYATLWGGLPVMLLSIPAGLEAPWDSLGLQGWVAMAWSILISAFGGWLVWGWVNQVRGVAKTAPLMYLMPPVAGLFAWALTGEQYTVIKLVGAAIALMGVAYTQFAPQRKNPS
- the glcF gene encoding glycolate oxidase subunit GlcF, whose product is MQTQLAPEFQNTLLGQEAEAILRSCVHCGFCTATCPTYQLMGDELDGPRGRIYLMKQVFEGAEPTRKTQMHLDRCLTCRNCESTCPSGVQYGHLVDLGRKVVDAKVQRPVQERAVRWLLKEGLTSTLFAPAMKLGQSVRALLPATLQAKVPAPQDAGPWPTQTHARKVLMLAGCVQPAMKPNINTATARVLNACGIQVVVPPEAGCCGAVKFHLNDQVGGLDHMRRNIDAWWPWVTQGVEAIVMNASGCGVTVKEYGHLLQHDAQYADKAKRISELTRDLSELLPLCLPELQKRLKPEVVAAAGPLAYHPPCTLQHGQQLKGSVEAQLGQLGFQLRVSELESNLCCGSAGTYSVLQADTAYALRDRKLGHLNKLQPKAILSANIGCITHLQSGADVPVRHWVELVDEALTLSA